In Quercus lobata isolate SW786 chromosome 12, ValleyOak3.0 Primary Assembly, whole genome shotgun sequence, a genomic segment contains:
- the LOC115970760 gene encoding universal stress protein A-like protein encodes MEGTYMKNTESKIVVAVDESKESMHALSWCLSNLVSHNSRNTLVLLYVKPPPPVYTSFDAAGYVFSSDIISALEKYGSDLVNSVMTRAESVIRSNGTNINVEKITGSGEAKDVICSIVNKLGADTLVMGSHGYGFFKRALLGSVSDYCAKHVKCPVVIVKHTDDK; translated from the exons ATGGAAGGAACATATATGAAGAACACAGAGAGCAAGATTGTGGTGGCAGTGGATGAGAGCAAGGAGAGCATGCATGCCTTGTCATGGTGTCTCAGCAACCTTGTTTCTCATAATAGCAGGAACACCCTTGTGCTTCTCTATGTGAAACCACCACCTCCTGTATACACCTCCTTTGATGCTGCAG GGTATGTGTTTTCAAGTGATATTATTTCAGCCTTGGAAAAATATGGCAGTGACCTGGTGAATTCAGTGATGACAAGAGCAGAATCTGTCATCAGGAGCAACGGCACCAAT ATAAACGTGGAGAAAATAACTGGAAGTGGAGAAGCCAAGGATGTGATATGTAGTATTGTGAACAAACTTGGGGCTGACACCCTAGTAATGGGAAGCCACGGATATGGCTTTTTTAAAAG GGCTCTTCTTGGGAGTGTGAGTGACTACTGTGCTAAGCATGTGAAGTGTCCTGTGGTGATCGTGAAGCATACAGATGATAAATGA
- the LOC115970365 gene encoding uncharacterized protein LOC115970365: protein MAGNPLRQNQNLYCQYHQDQGHTTEDCRNLWDHLDQLVREGKLKHLLHHSNSRGGQTNSEPRRDDSSRLPLGRINAIFTAPGRTGSYLSRVMSVARLSTKSNNLKPKKARVEIRPVLGFSDEDKIRTIQPHDDALVVTLKIGGYDVKSVSGPSFEGKTVIRKGQIRLPIQTGLKVVEVNFIVMDAYSPYTAIVARPWLHALEAVSSTLHQKVKYPSGGRVEEIVGNQPVARQCLVAAIS, encoded by the exons ATGGCTGGGAATCCCCTGAGACAAAACCAGAACCTTTATTGCCAGTACCATCAGGACCAAGGGCACACTACAGAGGATTGTAGGAATTTGTGGGACCATTTGGACCagctggtccgagaagggaagctgAAACATCTGTTGCATCACTCCAATAGCCGAGGGGGCCAAACAAATTCAGAACCCAGGAGAGATGATTCTTCAAGACTGCCCTTGGGAAGGATCAATGCCATCTTCACTGCTCCCGGTAGGACCGGTTCCTACCTCTCCAGAGTAATGTCTGTAGCTCGACTTTCTACCAAGAGCAATAATCTGAAGCCTAAAAAAGCCAGAGTGGAAATCCGACCAGTTTTGGGCTTCTCGGACGAGGACAAGATCAGAACCATtcaaccccacgatgatgctCTAGTGGTCACACTCAAGATAggagggtatgatgtgaagagtgTTAGTGgaccaag TTTCGAGGGGAAGACTGTTATTCGAAAGGGTCAGATCAGATTACCTATACAGACTGGTTTGAAAGTGGTGGAGGTAAACTTCATTGTGATGGATGCCTATTCCCCCTACACGGCTATTGTGGCCAGACCCTGGCTCCATGCTCTGGAAGCCGTTTCATCCACCCTGCACCAGAAAGTAAAATACCCCTCGGGGGGCCGCGTCGAAGAAATTGTGGGAAATCAACCTGTGGCTCGGCAATGCCTTGTGGCCGCCATCTCATAG